In one Methylobacterium sp. SyP6R genomic region, the following are encoded:
- a CDS encoding ImmA/IrrE family metallo-endopeptidase: MFSDRPAKFRSYDTVVGIAEKARQKAGLSTEINVNLPDYINGFLRLRVGLPIEVRIFLKGEHNARAFVEFKKDENIVLNVEDATWFQAERNFPDAKFVMAHEVGHIIMHRHDALAYSDAPYFFIRSLTDEERVEPQANWFADAFIAPISMLEGIRNVYDVADLLNVPETCARRQLERMLDDQRRRGLITGFDDMCSQCGGLTVDGSGQCMSCRGCK, translated from the coding sequence GTGTTTAGCGACAGGCCAGCAAAATTCCGCAGTTATGATACTGTTGTAGGCATAGCGGAGAAGGCGCGCCAGAAGGCTGGCCTATCAACTGAGATAAATGTAAACTTACCTGATTATATAAATGGCTTTTTGCGATTGAGGGTTGGCTTGCCTATAGAGGTCCGTATATTTTTAAAGGGCGAGCACAATGCGCGAGCATTTGTTGAATTCAAGAAGGACGAAAACATAGTTTTAAATGTAGAAGATGCTACATGGTTTCAAGCCGAGAGAAATTTTCCCGACGCAAAATTTGTGATGGCGCATGAAGTAGGCCACATCATTATGCACAGACATGACGCGCTTGCATACTCAGATGCTCCCTACTTTTTTATCAGGTCACTTACCGACGAGGAGCGGGTTGAGCCACAGGCGAACTGGTTCGCGGATGCCTTCATTGCGCCTATCAGCATGCTCGAAGGAATTCGAAACGTGTATGACGTAGCGGATCTTCTGAACGTTCCTGAGACATGTGCGCGTAGGCAATTGGAGCGCATGCTTGATGATCAAAGGCGCCGGGGATTGATCACCGGCTTTGATGACATGTGCTCGCAATGCGGCGGACTAACGGTTGATGGTAGCGGACAATGCATGAGCTGCCGCGGCTGCAAATAG
- a CDS encoding vitamin B12-dependent ribonucleotide reductase — protein MRFERRITTAGQSPYASIPFRKAVSEIRNPDGSVVFRLDGIDVPEAWSQVACDVLAQKYFRKAGVPKALKKVEENGVPSFLWRSVPDEAALAHLPEGERTGSEVSATQVFDRLAGCWTYWGWKGGYFTSEEDASAFHDELRAMLARQMVAPNSPQWFNTGLHWAYGIDGPAQGHFYVDYKTGELTQSATAYEHPQPHACFIQSVADDLVNEGGIMDLWVREARLFKYGSGTGSNFSRLRGENEKLAGGGKSSGLMSFLKIGDRAAGAIKSGGTTRRAAKMVIVDIDHPDVEAFIDWKVKEEQKVAALVTGSKVVSKHLKAVMKACVNCEAAGDACFDPERNPALKREVKAARKAMVPDAAIKRVIQYARQGYTDISFPIYDTDWDSEAYLTVAGQNSNNSVSLTDDFLRAVDADADWTLSQRTTGKPAKTVKAAELWDKIAEAAWASADPGLHFNTTMNDWHTCPVGGRIRASNPCSEYMFLDDTACNLASANLLALYDRGAKRFDVEGYEHLCRLWTVVLEISVLMAQFPSREIADLSYKYRTLGLGYANIGGLLMTMGLSYDSREGRALAGALTAIMTGVSYATSAEMARELGPFPAYEENADAMLRVIRNHRRAAHGEATGYEFLNTNPVPLDHAGCPQGELVEHARAAWDRALALGEEHGYRNAQSTVIAPTGTIGLVMDCDTTGIEPDFALVKFKKLAGGGYFKIINRAVPDALRSLGYREAEIAEIEAYAVGHGSLGQAPAINPGSLRAKGFTDDKIAAVEAGLKSAFDIKFVFNRWTLGEDFLTQTLKVPADKLADPSFDLLSFLGFSRKDIEAANVHVCGAMTLEGAPHLKVEHYPVFDCANPCGRIGKRYLSVESHIRMMAAAQPFISGAISKTINMPNDATVEDCKNAYRLSWTLALKANALYRDGSKLSQPLNAALISDESEDEDETVEAILAQPAVAKTVAVTEKIVERIVERVERLRSQEKLPSRRKGYTQKAKIGGHTIFLRTGEYDDGRLGEIFLDMNKEGSALRAFINNFAISVSLGLQYGVPLEEYVDAFTFTRFEPAGFVQGNDAIKNATSVLDYVFRELAISYLGRNDLAHVDLSEIGNAATGVSPAKPSASDSVPAHNVVSRGLLRGSGDRLTLIHGGPGGATAGVAAPSTGQSAPAGGTVVAVRGAVALKTEPNSDMDSVKLGFSSPDSDNKTMLAAKRVEARLKGYVGEACPECANFTLVRNGTCLKCDTCGSTTGCS, from the coding sequence ATGCGGTTCGAGCGTCGCATCACCACCGCGGGGCAGTCGCCCTACGCCAGCATCCCGTTCCGCAAGGCCGTGAGCGAGATCCGCAATCCGGACGGGTCGGTGGTGTTCCGCCTCGACGGCATCGACGTGCCGGAGGCCTGGAGCCAGGTCGCCTGCGACGTGCTGGCCCAGAAGTACTTCCGCAAGGCCGGCGTCCCGAAGGCGCTGAAGAAGGTCGAGGAGAACGGCGTTCCCTCCTTCCTGTGGCGCTCGGTTCCCGACGAGGCGGCCCTGGCCCACCTCCCCGAGGGTGAGCGCACCGGCTCCGAGGTCTCGGCGACGCAGGTCTTCGATCGGCTGGCCGGCTGCTGGACCTACTGGGGCTGGAAGGGCGGCTACTTCACCAGCGAGGAGGATGCGAGCGCCTTCCACGACGAGCTGCGCGCCATGCTCGCCCGCCAGATGGTGGCGCCGAACTCGCCGCAATGGTTCAACACCGGCCTGCACTGGGCCTACGGCATCGACGGCCCGGCGCAAGGGCACTTCTACGTCGACTACAAGACCGGCGAGCTGACCCAGTCGGCGACCGCCTACGAGCACCCGCAGCCCCACGCCTGTTTCATCCAGTCCGTCGCCGACGACCTCGTCAACGAGGGCGGCATCATGGACCTGTGGGTGCGGGAAGCCCGCCTGTTCAAGTACGGCTCGGGCACCGGCTCGAATTTTTCGCGCCTGCGCGGCGAGAACGAGAAGCTCGCCGGCGGCGGCAAGTCCTCGGGCCTGATGAGCTTCCTCAAGATCGGCGACCGGGCGGCCGGGGCGATCAAGTCCGGCGGCACGACGCGCCGCGCCGCCAAGATGGTGATCGTCGACATCGACCATCCGGACGTCGAGGCCTTCATCGACTGGAAGGTCAAGGAGGAGCAGAAGGTCGCGGCGCTCGTCACCGGGTCCAAGGTGGTGTCCAAGCACCTCAAGGCGGTGATGAAGGCCTGCGTCAACTGCGAGGCCGCCGGTGACGCCTGCTTCGATCCCGAGCGCAACCCGGCGCTGAAGCGCGAGGTCAAGGCCGCCCGCAAGGCGATGGTGCCGGATGCCGCGATCAAGCGGGTGATCCAGTATGCCCGCCAGGGCTACACCGACATCTCCTTCCCGATCTACGACACCGACTGGGATTCGGAAGCCTACCTCACCGTCGCCGGCCAGAACTCGAACAACTCGGTCTCGCTCACCGACGATTTTTTGCGCGCGGTTGACGCTGACGCCGACTGGACCCTGAGCCAGCGCACCACCGGCAAGCCGGCCAAGACCGTCAAGGCGGCGGAGCTGTGGGACAAGATCGCGGAGGCCGCCTGGGCCTCGGCCGATCCGGGCCTGCACTTCAACACCACGATGAACGACTGGCATACCTGCCCGGTGGGCGGGCGGATCCGGGCCTCGAACCCGTGCTCCGAGTACATGTTCCTCGACGACACCGCCTGCAACCTCGCCTCCGCGAACCTGCTGGCGCTCTACGACCGCGGGGCGAAGCGCTTCGACGTCGAGGGCTACGAGCACCTGTGCCGGCTCTGGACCGTGGTCCTCGAGATCTCGGTGCTGATGGCGCAGTTCCCGAGCCGCGAGATCGCCGATCTCTCCTACAAGTACCGCACGCTCGGCCTCGGCTACGCCAATATCGGCGGACTGCTCATGACCATGGGCCTGTCCTACGATTCCCGTGAGGGCCGGGCTCTCGCCGGTGCGCTCACCGCCATCATGACCGGCGTGTCCTACGCCACCTCGGCCGAGATGGCGCGCGAGCTCGGGCCGTTCCCGGCCTACGAGGAGAATGCCGACGCGATGCTGCGGGTGATCCGCAACCATCGCCGCGCCGCCCACGGCGAGGCCACCGGCTACGAGTTCCTCAACACCAACCCGGTGCCGCTCGACCATGCCGGCTGCCCGCAGGGCGAGCTGGTGGAGCATGCGCGTGCCGCCTGGGACCGGGCGCTCGCGCTCGGCGAGGAGCACGGCTACCGCAACGCGCAATCCACCGTCATCGCGCCGACCGGCACGATCGGCCTCGTCATGGATTGCGACACCACCGGCATCGAGCCCGACTTCGCCCTGGTGAAGTTCAAGAAGCTGGCCGGCGGCGGCTACTTCAAGATCATCAACCGGGCGGTGCCGGATGCCCTGCGCAGCCTCGGCTACCGCGAGGCCGAGATCGCCGAGATCGAGGCCTACGCCGTCGGCCACGGCTCGCTCGGCCAGGCCCCGGCGATCAACCCGGGCAGCTTGCGCGCCAAGGGCTTCACCGACGACAAGATCGCGGCGGTGGAAGCGGGCCTGAAGTCGGCTTTCGACATCAAGTTCGTGTTCAACCGCTGGACGCTCGGCGAGGACTTCCTCACCCAGACCCTGAAGGTGCCGGCCGACAAGCTCGCCGACCCGTCCTTCGACCTGCTCTCGTTCCTGGGCTTCAGCCGCAAGGACATCGAGGCCGCCAACGTCCACGTGTGCGGGGCGATGACGCTCGAGGGCGCGCCGCACCTCAAGGTGGAGCATTACCCGGTCTTCGACTGCGCCAATCCGTGCGGCCGGATCGGCAAGCGCTACCTCTCGGTCGAGAGCCACATCCGCATGATGGCGGCGGCGCAGCCCTTCATCTCGGGGGCGATCTCCAAGACCATCAACATGCCGAACGACGCCACGGTCGAGGATTGCAAGAACGCCTACCGGCTGTCCTGGACCCTGGCGCTGAAGGCCAACGCCCTCTACCGCGACGGCTCGAAGCTGTCGCAGCCGCTCAACGCCGCCCTCATCAGCGACGAGTCGGAGGACGAGGACGAGACGGTCGAGGCCATCCTGGCGCAGCCGGCGGTGGCGAAGACCGTGGCGGTGACGGAGAAGATCGTCGAGCGGATCGTCGAGCGCGTCGAGCGCCTGCGCTCCCAGGAGAAGCTCCCGAGCCGCCGCAAGGGCTACACCCAGAAGGCCAAGATCGGCGGCCACACCATCTTCCTGCGCACCGGCGAGTACGACGACGGGCGTCTGGGGGAGATCTTCCTCGACATGAACAAGGAGGGCTCGGCGCTCCGGGCCTTCATCAACAACTTCGCGATCTCGGTCTCGCTCGGCCTGCAATACGGCGTGCCGCTGGAGGAGTACGTCGACGCCTTCACCTTCACCCGGTTCGAGCCGGCCGGCTTCGTCCAGGGCAACGACGCGATCAAGAATGCCACCTCGGTCCTCGACTACGTGTTCCGCGAGCTGGCGATCTCGTATCTCGGCCGCAACGACCTCGCCCATGTCGACCTCTCGGAGATCGGCAACGCGGCGACCGGCGTGAGCCCGGCCAAGCCCTCGGCCTCGGATTCGGTGCCGGCCCACAACGTCGTGTCGCGCGGCCTGCTGCGCGGCTCCGGCGACCGTCTGACCCTGATCCATGGCGGTCCCGGCGGCGCGACGGCCGGTGTTGCGGCCCCGAGCACGGGCCAGTCGGCTCCTGCGGGCGGGACGGTCGTGGCGGTGCGCGGTGCGGTGGCGCTCAAGACAGAACCAAACTCCGATATGGACAGTGTGAAGTTAGGGTTCTCGAGCCCTGACAGTGACAACAAGACGATGCTAGCCGCCAAACGCGTCGAGGCTCGCCTGAAAGGTTACGTTGGTGAGGCATGCCCCGAGTGCGCAAACTTCACATTGGTAAGAAATGGAACGTGCTTGAAGTGCGACACATGCGGGAGCACAACAGGCTGCTCATAA